In Verrucomicrobiota bacterium, the sequence GCGGCAAGAGCATTCTCGACGTGGGTGGATCAATCTGCGATCGCGGATGCCTCAGGCCGCCTTGCGCGCCCAGCGGAGTTTCGCGGAGGTCGCGCGTGGGTTGGCGCCGCACTCCTCCGGCGATGGACGGGTCACGGTCGGCGAGATCTCCGCGTAGTCACCGGCGCGCAACCCTGCTTCGAAGGATTTTTTCACCCGCCGATCCTCGCCCGAGTGGAAGGTCAGGAACGCGACGCGACCGCCGGGTCGCAGGCACGCCGGCAGATGGCGCAGGAGCATCTCCAACGCGCCAAACTCGTCGTTCACCGCGATCCGGACCGCCTGAAACACGCGGCGCACGGTCCGTTCAAGTTCGTCCTCGGCCTTCCGCGGAAGCGTCGCGCGAACGGCCGCGGCGAGCGCGGTGGTGGTGGTGAGCGACTTGCCCGCGAGCGCGTCCGCGATTAGCCGGGCGTTGGGTTCGTCGGAGTTGCCCGCGAGCAGGTCGGCCAGCGCGCGGGCACTGAGGGATTGCAGGAAGAGGGACGCGGGTTGGCCGCGGTGCGGATTCATCCGCATGTCGAGCGGACCGTCGAGCTTCATCGCGAAGCCGCGCGCGGGATCGTCGATCTGCATCGAGGAGACGCCGAGGTCCGCGAAGATGGCGTCCGCGCCGCCGAGCCCGAGCCCGGCGAGCCGTTGCGCAAGGCCGGCGAAGTTGCCGCGGTGCGCGCGGAACGCCGATCCGTCGAAGCCCAGCGCGCGCAGTCGCGCCTCGGTTCGTGGTAACTCGATGGGGTCGGAGTCCAGCCCGATCAATTGTCCGCCGGGCTGGATGCGCTGGAGCAATGCCTGCGCGTGTCCGCCGTAAC encodes:
- the rsmH gene encoding 16S rRNA (cytosine(1402)-N(4))-methyltransferase RsmH; amino-acid sequence: MTENSPTNPPPAAHRRRPRYPGKNPRRFEDKYKEHAPARFPETIAKVIASGKTPAGSHRPVMVAEVLDALTPKPRDVVVDCTLGYGGHAQALLQRIQPGGQLIGLDSDPIELPRTEARLRALGFDGSAFRAHRGNFAGLAQRLAGLGLGGADAIFADLGVSSMQIDDPARGFAMKLDGPLDMRMNPHRGQPASLFLQSLSARALADLLAGNSDEPNARLIADALAGKSLTTTTALAAAVRATLPRKAEDELERTVRRVFQAVRIAVNDEFGALEMLLRHLPACLRPGGRVAFLTFHSGEDRRVKKSFEAGLRAGDYAEISPTVTRPSPEECGANPRATSAKLRWARKAA